The stretch of DNA CGCCGCCTGTATGACGACTGCCGACTGTGTTCACTGTGCTATTCCAGTGGCTGTGCCCAGCGTTTTCTGTACAAGATGGCCCGTTGGGAGGAATAGCTGTGGTGAAGCCATTAAAGAAGCCGCCGCCATCGCCCCAGCGATAACCCCACGAAGTATCTCCTGTCCAACCGCCACCTGGGAATGTTCCTGTATTGCGATTAAAAAGTGCCGTGCAGGCTGCGGGATTCGCAATACCTGCCGTGTTCGAGACCATACCGCGAGTATTTGTACCCGTGGGGCGAACACCTTCGGCCATGGCAATCGTGTTGCTGGTGCCATCGAGGGCATCACGAACACCATAACAAATGTGTGCACCGAACATGCCTCGGGATGCAACGAGGATAGGTGTGGCTGAACCACCGTTATTGCCTGATGAGGAAACGCTGTCACCACTGGAGAAAGTGTAATTGTATCGACCAACGAGGCCACCAGCCGGCGGAGCCGAAAGCGTATCAGAAGGGCACATGATGGCTGGAAGGTCGCGCACCCAGTATCCGCCTGTGGTCCAAGGAACGGCAGTTCCGGTTTGAATTTGCTGGTAAAGTGGTGTCTGATCGAGATATGGGAGCAGACTCACAATGCCACTAAGGCGGGAACGCAGATGTGAGTAAGGTTGACCGCCTTGAGGCGTTCCCGGGCCCGCCTGTCTCGCATTAAACATTCCATAGGTGTCGTGATAGTTGTGGAGGGCCAGACCCAACTGCTTGAGGTTGTTACGGCACTGCGTACGGCGAGCCGCTTCACGAGCCTGCTGAACAGCAGGTAGAAGCAGAGCAATCAGGATCGCAATAATCGCGATCACAACGAGGAGTTCAATCAGTGTGAACCCTCTGCGGCTAAGATGGGGGGAATGGGGCATGACAAACTCCTAAGAAAAGTAGGGAGAGAAGACATTTCCGAATGGAAGATGGTGGAATCACCAATGTAACATCCTTACATCGTATCCATAGTGATCTATAGGTCAATTTGTTGGCAGCCATATCTCGTGTTTTTTTGTAAAAAAACTTTGAATCCGGGATTTTGCGCGGAACTTTCAGGAAAATTTGTGATTTTCAGTCTCAGACATTGAGTTTCCCCGCGGGGCACCTCGGGGAATCGAAGCTGCACCTCATCTCCGCACATATGCCCATGTTTTGTGCGAGGAGCTCCACCCCTGCGGTTCGAATCATTCTTTCCCATCAAAAGATTTGGCTAAAATCTTGTCTGTAAGGGCTCATTGTGACCTTCCAGAACGCAGACTGCTGGACGAATAGGCATTCCGTTTGCGACTCCTGATTTTTCACGCCGATTTACCAATCTTCCGGGAGAAATCCTGTTCTCCTGCCGCTAGACTGCCGCTGGAGAATCGACTGTAGATATTCGACCTGGCAGTCTCCCGGAGATCCTGTGATCAGCATTTGGCTCCGCAAGAGAGACCTGGAAACAAGACACCCCTGCAAAAGAGGACGAGCTGTACATGGCCAAGTCATTTCGGGATAAGCTTTTTGCTCTGGCACACAACTACTGGTGGTGCTGGCAGCCAGATGTGACCTCGATCTTTCGTGATCTCGACGCTGCCAAGTGGCGCGAACTGGATCATAACCCGGTCTTGCTACTGGAAAGTCTGACAGAAGATCTCCTCGAACAGCGAGCTCGCGAGTCTGTTCTGCACTCACGCGTGAACTATGCGTATCGCCGCTGCGAAGAGTACCTGCACGACAAGAACACGTGGGGTGCCTTGAATGCCGGTATTCTTGGTCAGAAGCCTGTGGCCTACTTCTCGGCTGAGTTCGGGATTCACGAATCGTTGCCGAACTACTCGGGTGGTCTCGGTGTGCTGGCTGGGGATCATCTCAAGAGTGCATCCGACCTGGGTGTCCCCCTGGTGGCGGTAGGTCTACTTTATAATGAGGGCTATTTCTCGCAGCAGATCGATGAAGATGGCTGGCAGCGCGAAATTTATGATCCTGTCAGTAATCACCGGCTCCCCATCCAGAAAGCCAAAGGTCTGGATGGCAAAGATGTCATCGTCAAAGTCGATACCCGTACGGGTTCAATCCATGCTCAGGCCTGGCAGGTCAATGTGGGCCGCGTGCGCCTGTTCCTGCTGGATACGAATATCGAGCAGAACACACCTGAAGATCGCCGCCTGACAGCCCGTCTTTACGGCGGTGACGTGCGGATTCGAATTCGCCAGGAAGTGATCCTCGGGATTGGTGGCGTGCGTGCTTTGGCACAGATGGGGATTGTTCCTAATGTCGTCCACATGAACGAAGGCCACTCGGCTTTCGCCACACTCGAACTCATTCGCCAGCGGATGAACGATGATGGCATGTCCTTTCCAGATGCCATGCGTGAAACGACGGAAATGTGTGTCTTCACCACACATACACCCGTGCCCGCAGGTCATGACCGTTTCGGTTACGACATGATTGACGAGCACCTGGGGCCTACGGCTGATCAACTGGGTATTGGCACGGTGGGGCTGATTGGTTTGGGCCGCGTGAATGTGGCTGATCCGAATGAGCCATTCACCATGACAGTTCTGGCATTCAAGTGCAGTCGCCGGGCGAATGGGGTTTCGGCATTGCATGGCATGGTGAGTCGTCGCATGTGGACGGGCTTGTGGCCTAATAAAGCCGAGCACGAAATCCCGATTGGTCATATTACGAACGGTGTGCACCTGGGAACTTGGCTTGCGCCGCAGCTGGCCGAAGTCTACAACCGCGTGCTGCCACCGGACTGGAAGCAGCGCAGTGGTGAAGCCGATACCTGGAAGAACTTTGAGAGCATTTCGAGCGGGGAATTCTGGGAAGCTCACGAAGCACTTAAACAGCGCCTGATTGGGATGGTTCGCCGCCGGATGATCACTCGTGCTCAAAGGCTCAACCACGACAAGAAAGAGCTGATCGAGCTGGAATCACTGCTGAATCCGGAAGCATTAACGATTGGTTTTGCCCGCCGGTTTGCTCCCTACAAGCGAGCCGATCTGGTGCTGAAAGACGTCGCTCAGCTGGCGGGGATCGTGGCTGATTCCGAGCGTCCTGTGCAACTGATTTTCGCTGGCAAGAG from Planctopirus ephydatiae encodes:
- the glgP gene encoding alpha-glucan family phosphorylase, which gives rise to MAKSFRDKLFALAHNYWWCWQPDVTSIFRDLDAAKWRELDHNPVLLLESLTEDLLEQRARESVLHSRVNYAYRRCEEYLHDKNTWGALNAGILGQKPVAYFSAEFGIHESLPNYSGGLGVLAGDHLKSASDLGVPLVAVGLLYNEGYFSQQIDEDGWQREIYDPVSNHRLPIQKAKGLDGKDVIVKVDTRTGSIHAQAWQVNVGRVRLFLLDTNIEQNTPEDRRLTARLYGGDVRIRIRQEVILGIGGVRALAQMGIVPNVVHMNEGHSAFATLELIRQRMNDDGMSFPDAMRETTEMCVFTTHTPVPAGHDRFGYDMIDEHLGPTADQLGIGTVGLIGLGRVNVADPNEPFTMTVLAFKCSRRANGVSALHGMVSRRMWTGLWPNKAEHEIPIGHITNGVHLGTWLAPQLAEVYNRVLPPDWKQRSGEADTWKNFESISSGEFWEAHEALKQRLIGMVRRRMITRAQRLNHDKKELIELESLLNPEALTIGFARRFAPYKRADLVLKDVAQLAGIVADSERPVQLIFAGKSHPADDFGKGILQRIFKMSQDPAFKGKVVLVENYDMNLARHLVQGVDVWLNNPRRPLEASGTSGQKVVLNGGLNCSILDGWWAEAYDGLNGFAIGNGRIHSNQEIQDERDAKALMKVLQEEVIPLFYDRDEHGQPHNWIKHMKRSVRTLGWRFNSDRQVMDYVMKGYIPAAGGEYCEMDRFH
- a CDS encoding DUF1559 domain-containing protein; the encoded protein is MPHSPHLSRRGFTLIELLVVIAIIAILIALLLPAVQQAREAARRTQCRNNLKQLGLALHNYHDTYGMFNARQAGPGTPQGGQPYSHLRSRLSGIVSLLPYLDQTPLYQQIQTGTAVPWTTGGYWVRDLPAIMCPSDTLSAPPAGGLVGRYNYTFSSGDSVSSSGNNGGSATPILVASRGMFGAHICYGVRDALDGTSNTIAMAEGVRPTGTNTRGMVSNTAGIANPAACTALFNRNTGTFPGGGWTGDTSWGYRWGDGGGFFNGFTTAIPPNGPSCTENAGHSHWNSTVNTVGSRHTGGAHVLMTDGAVRFVSENINTGDQSAAWMGATAGGPSPYGVWGALGTRAGGETTGEF